Proteins encoded within one genomic window of Lactococcus garvieae:
- a CDS encoding PstS family phosphate ABC transporter substrate-binding protein: MNKKLLSGIIAGAALLTLAACGNGSTSSNSSDSSATSGKIIAGGSTALQPMAQQASTDYTAKKPEVQITVQGGGSGVGLTQVSAGTFQIGNSDIFAEEKSGIDASKLNDHKVAVVGFAPIINKDINVKNLSTQQLTDVFTGKVTNWKEVGGPDEKITVIGRAAGSGTRVNFDNLALGGATEVDGPTQDASGTVVTMVGQTPGAISYVAFSYLDKSKDIKPVSIDNVEPTDENVADNSYKVWSYEHMYTNKDKETAAEKDFIKYVTEDTKTIKDLGYIPVSDMKVERDAQGKITNK; this comes from the coding sequence ATGAATAAAAAGTTACTTTCTGGAATTATCGCTGGTGCGGCTCTTTTAACTCTTGCAGCTTGTGGCAATGGCAGCACATCATCAAATAGCTCAGACTCATCAGCTACTTCAGGCAAAATCATTGCGGGTGGTTCGACAGCTTTACAGCCAATGGCACAGCAAGCTTCAACAGACTACACAGCTAAAAAACCAGAAGTTCAAATTACTGTACAAGGTGGTGGATCAGGCGTAGGTTTGACTCAGGTCTCAGCAGGAACCTTCCAAATTGGTAATTCCGACATCTTTGCAGAAGAAAAATCAGGCATTGATGCTTCAAAATTGAACGACCATAAAGTAGCTGTTGTTGGTTTTGCTCCAATCATAAATAAAGATATCAACGTAAAAAATCTATCAACACAGCAGTTGACAGATGTCTTCACAGGCAAAGTTACAAACTGGAAAGAAGTTGGCGGTCCAGATGAAAAAATCACAGTAATTGGACGTGCAGCTGGATCAGGAACGCGTGTTAACTTTGATAACTTAGCTCTAGGGGGCGCAACAGAAGTTGACGGTCCAACTCAAGATGCTTCAGGAACAGTAGTCACTATGGTCGGGCAAACACCAGGAGCAATTTCTTACGTTGCTTTCTCTTACCTCGATAAGAGCAAAGACATCAAGCCCGTGAGTATTGACAATGTAGAACCAACGGATGAAAATGTTGCAGATAACAGCTACAAAGTATGGTCATATGAGCATATGTACACGAACAAAGATAAAGAAACAGCAGCTGAGAAAGATTTTATCAAATATGTAACTGAAGATACAAAAACAATCAAGGACCTTGGCTACATTCCAGTTTCAGATATGAAAGTAGAACGTGACGCACAAGGTAAAATTACCAATAAATAA
- a CDS encoding phosphate ABC transporter substrate-binding protein codes for MKKKILMALFAAMSLVTLAACGPNSNQVTVGGSTALKPLVEQISLDYMKKYPEDIIMVQGGGSGVGLAQVVAGSFQIGNSDIFAEEKSGIDASKITGNKVATIGFAPIVNKELDLSGVTQAQLIDIFTGKIKNWKEVGGPDQEITVIGRTSGSGTRVNFDNFALNGAREIDGPTQDASGSVVQLVGQTPGAISYVSFSYMHKPGVKPLSLDGVQPSDENVTTNTWKVWSYEHMYTNNKNENVVENRFISYVKNDTATLKKLGYIPISEMKVDRDYKGNVTPIK; via the coding sequence ATGAAAAAGAAAATTTTAATGGCTTTATTTGCAGCGATGAGTCTTGTGACTTTAGCGGCATGCGGGCCGAACTCAAATCAAGTCACCGTGGGTGGCTCAACAGCTCTCAAACCCTTGGTAGAACAAATTTCTTTGGACTATATGAAAAAATATCCAGAAGATATTATTATGGTTCAAGGTGGTGGATCTGGTGTCGGTCTTGCACAAGTAGTTGCTGGATCTTTCCAAATTGGTAATTCAGATATTTTTGCGGAAGAAAAATCAGGCATTGATGCGTCTAAAATTACGGGGAATAAAGTTGCTACCATTGGTTTTGCTCCCATCGTAAACAAAGAACTTGATTTGTCAGGTGTGACTCAAGCTCAGCTTATTGATATTTTCACTGGTAAAATTAAAAACTGGAAAGAAGTGGGCGGTCCGGATCAAGAAATTACTGTAATCGGACGCACATCAGGGTCAGGTACACGTGTTAACTTTGATAACTTTGCTTTGAATGGCGCACGAGAAATTGATGGACCCACACAAGATGCTTCCGGATCAGTCGTACAATTGGTTGGTCAAACCCCAGGTGCGATTTCTTACGTTTCTTTCTCTTATATGCACAAGCCAGGTGTGAAACCTCTCAGCTTAGATGGTGTACAACCTTCCGATGAGAATGTAACAACGAATACATGGAAAGTTTGGTCTTATGAACACATGTATACCAACAATAAAAACGAAAATGTTGTAGAAAATCGTTTTATCAGTTACGTAAAAAATGATACGGCTACTCTTAAGAAACTCGGTTATATTCCTATTTCAGAAATGAAAGTAGATCGCGATTACAAAGGTAACGTTACACCGATTAAATAA
- the pstC gene encoding phosphate ABC transporter permease subunit PstC — translation MENSKIKEKLLSSSKDSRLEKFGRTLTFLCIAIIVFVVGLILVFVAQKGLSTFFVDGVNPFRFLFGTHWEPGAIGPDGKPAVGALPMFTGSLIVTVLSALVATPFAIGAGIYMTEISPKYGAKILQPVIELLVGIPSVVYGFIGLTVVVPIIRNTFGGTGLGLLAGVFVLFVMILPTVTSMTVDALKAIPPHYREASLGLGATRWQTIWRVLLRAAAPGILTAVIFGMARAFGEALAIQMVVGNAVTMPQDLVSPASTLTSILTSGIPNATPGIQLNALWSLGLLLLIMSLVFNIAMRAIAKKGSLK, via the coding sequence ATGGAAAACTCAAAAATTAAAGAAAAATTACTTTCAAGCTCGAAAGACTCGCGCTTGGAAAAATTTGGTAGGACATTGACGTTCCTATGTATCGCAATTATCGTCTTTGTCGTTGGACTTATTCTGGTCTTTGTCGCTCAAAAAGGTCTATCAACTTTCTTTGTTGATGGTGTTAACCCTTTCCGCTTCCTCTTTGGCACACATTGGGAACCGGGTGCTATTGGCCCTGACGGTAAACCGGCAGTTGGAGCTTTGCCAATGTTTACAGGATCATTGATTGTTACGGTACTTTCAGCATTGGTAGCGACACCTTTTGCTATTGGTGCAGGAATCTATATGACAGAAATTTCACCAAAGTATGGTGCCAAAATTTTGCAACCTGTTATTGAACTTTTAGTAGGGATTCCTTCGGTTGTTTATGGTTTTATTGGTTTAACAGTTGTTGTTCCAATCATCCGTAATACATTTGGGGGGACAGGACTAGGATTGTTAGCTGGTGTCTTTGTACTCTTTGTTATGATTCTTCCTACTGTTACTTCAATGACTGTAGATGCCCTTAAAGCAATTCCGCCTCACTATCGTGAAGCTTCTCTCGGTTTAGGAGCCACACGCTGGCAAACTATCTGGCGTGTGCTTCTTCGTGCAGCAGCACCAGGTATCTTGACTGCTGTAATCTTTGGTATGGCTCGCGCCTTTGGTGAAGCTTTGGCTATCCAAATGGTTGTAGGTAATGCCGTAACTATGCCGCAAGACCTTGTTTCACCTGCTTCAACATTGACTTCTATTTTGACATCAGGTATTCCAAATGCGACACCAGGTATCCAACTGAACGCACTTTGGTCTCTTGGACTCCTCCTTCTCATTATGTCATTGGTTTTCAACATCGCTATGCGCGCTATTGCTAAGAAAGGAAGTCTTAAATAA
- the pstA gene encoding phosphate ABC transporter permease PstA, whose amino-acid sequence MNAKRTDKIATGVLYALSGIIVAILAFLLIYILIKGLPYVSWEFLTTPSNPLTGGGIAIQLFNSVYLLVVTLIISIPLSLGAGIYLSEYANQKHWLTGAVRSAIEVLSSLPSIVVGLFGMLLFVIQFGLGFSVLSGALALTVFNLPLMTRNVEESLRAIPTMQREGGLALGLSKWETATKVILPAAVPGILTGVILSSGRVFGEAAALIYTAGQTNLPINWANWNPMSLTSPLSLFRPAETLAVHIWALNTEGTISTATQISAGASAVLIIFVLLFNLGARFLGNRLHKKLTSGN is encoded by the coding sequence ATGAATGCTAAACGCACAGATAAAATTGCCACAGGCGTTCTTTACGCCCTTTCAGGCATCATCGTTGCTATCCTTGCATTTCTCTTGATTTATATTTTGATTAAGGGTTTGCCTTATGTATCTTGGGAATTCTTGACAACACCTTCTAATCCCTTGACAGGTGGCGGTATTGCGATTCAACTCTTTAACTCTGTTTACTTGTTAGTTGTAACGCTCATCATTTCTATCCCCCTCTCACTTGGTGCAGGAATCTATCTTTCAGAATATGCCAATCAAAAACACTGGTTGACAGGAGCAGTTCGTTCAGCTATTGAAGTGCTCTCATCTCTTCCTTCAATCGTTGTTGGTCTCTTCGGGATGTTGCTCTTTGTTATCCAGTTTGGGCTTGGCTTTTCTGTCTTGTCAGGTGCACTTGCACTTACAGTCTTCAATCTTCCTTTGATGACGCGTAACGTCGAAGAATCACTCCGTGCTATTCCAACAATGCAACGTGAAGGTGGCTTAGCACTTGGCCTATCAAAATGGGAAACAGCAACAAAGGTAATCTTGCCAGCTGCAGTACCCGGTATCCTGACAGGGGTTATCCTGTCTTCTGGACGTGTTTTTGGTGAAGCCGCAGCTTTGATCTATACTGCTGGTCAAACCAACTTGCCGATCAACTGGGCAAACTGGAACCCTATGTCATTGACAAGTCCCTTGTCCCTTTTCCGTCCAGCGGAAACCTTGGCCGTACATATCTGGGCTTTAAATACAGAAGGAACAATTTCAACTGCAACACAGATTTCTGCGGGAGCTTCTGCAGTATTGATTATCTTTGTTCTCCTCTTTAACCTTGGGGCACGTTTCCTTGGAAACCGTCTCCACAAAAAACTCACATCTGGAAATTAG
- the pstB gene encoding phosphate ABC transporter ATP-binding protein PstB — MATYDWNERHILTFDKDIALSTNDLRVFYNGTKEAIHGVSMQFPKNQVTALIGPSGSGKSTYLRALNRMNDTIDGARVTGEIMYEGVNISDPKVNVYEVRKQIGMVFQRPNPFPKSIYENIAFIHRREGIKDKKKLDEIVEKSLKQAALWDQVKDNLNKSALALSGGQAQRLCIARALSVKPEIILMDEPASALDPISTMQIEETMTELKKDYTIIIVTHNMQQASRVSDYTAFFYSGDLIEYDETSKIFTQPNLKATEDYVSGHFG; from the coding sequence ATGGCAACTTATGATTGGAACGAACGTCACATTTTGACTTTCGATAAAGACATCGCTCTTTCAACAAACGATTTGCGGGTTTTCTATAACGGCACCAAAGAAGCAATTCATGGAGTCTCTATGCAATTTCCTAAAAATCAGGTTACAGCTCTCATCGGGCCTTCTGGTTCAGGTAAGTCTACTTATCTCCGTGCGCTTAATCGTATGAATGATACGATTGATGGTGCCCGAGTTACAGGTGAGATTATGTATGAAGGCGTGAATATCAGTGACCCTAAAGTAAATGTTTACGAAGTTCGTAAACAAATCGGTATGGTTTTCCAAAGACCAAATCCCTTCCCTAAGTCAATCTATGAAAATATTGCTTTCATCCATCGTCGTGAAGGAATAAAAGATAAGAAAAAACTTGATGAAATTGTTGAAAAGTCACTCAAGCAAGCAGCGCTCTGGGATCAAGTCAAAGACAACCTTAACAAGTCAGCCTTGGCTCTCTCTGGAGGACAAGCACAACGTCTTTGTATCGCACGTGCGCTCTCTGTTAAACCAGAAATCATCTTGATGGATGAGCCTGCATCAGCTTTGGATCCTATTTCAACAATGCAAATCGAAGAAACAATGACAGAGTTGAAAAAAGACTATACGATTATCATCGTAACGCACAATATGCAACAAGCCAGTCGTGTCTCTGACTATACAGCTTTCTTCTATTCAGGTGACTTGATTGAATACGATGAAACAAGTAAAATCTTCACACAGCCAAATCTTAAAGCAACAGAAGATTATGTTTCAGGACACTTTGGATAA
- the pstB gene encoding phosphate ABC transporter ATP-binding protein PstB, translated as MTKEAILTVSDLSLYYSKKKALNQINMEFYPNEITALIGPSGCGKSTLLRSINRMNDLIPTVTITGAIMYKGHNIYSPKVDTVDLRKEIGMVFQQPNPFPFSIYENVVYGLRLKGVKDKALLDEVVENSLKAANIWDEVKDILHTSALGLSGGQQQRVCIARVLAVNPKIILLDEPTSALDPISAGHVEETLLELKKDYTLAIVTHSMQQASRISDRTAFMLNGDLVEMDNTKKIFLNPEKQETEDYIAGKFG; from the coding sequence ATGACAAAAGAAGCAATTTTAACAGTCAGCGACCTTTCGCTGTATTATAGTAAGAAAAAAGCGCTCAATCAAATCAATATGGAATTTTATCCAAATGAAATCACAGCGCTTATCGGCCCTTCTGGATGTGGGAAGTCAACGCTGCTGCGTTCTATTAACCGCATGAATGATTTGATCCCGACAGTAACGATTACTGGGGCAATCATGTACAAAGGACACAATATATATAGCCCTAAAGTAGATACAGTAGACCTTCGTAAAGAAATCGGTATGGTTTTCCAACAACCGAACCCTTTTCCATTCTCCATCTATGAGAATGTTGTATATGGTTTACGTTTAAAAGGTGTTAAAGATAAAGCCCTCTTAGATGAAGTTGTAGAAAATTCACTTAAAGCTGCAAATATCTGGGATGAAGTGAAAGACATCCTCCACACCTCAGCACTTGGTCTATCTGGTGGACAGCAACAACGTGTGTGTATCGCTCGTGTTCTCGCTGTTAATCCTAAAATTATCTTGCTGGATGAGCCAACCTCTGCCCTGGACCCAATCTCTGCAGGACACGTTGAAGAAACACTCCTGGAATTAAAGAAAGACTATACCTTGGCTATTGTAACTCATAGTATGCAACAAGCTTCGCGTATCTCAGACCGTACAGCTTTCATGCTCAACGGCGACTTGGTTGAAATGGACAACACGAAAAAAATCTTCCTTAATCCTGAAAAACAGGAAACAGAAGATTACATTGCTGGTAAGTTCGGATAA
- the phoU gene encoding phosphate signaling complex protein PhoU → MLRTQFEEELNKLHNQFYSMGTQVSAQLNKAVRAFVSHDRELAEDVITSDEMINQLETKLETKSLEMIALQQPVSGDLRTIITVLKASSDLERMGDHVTSIAKAAINLKGEERIHEVEEDISLLGEKVKSVVDASLNAYIQGNDKRAREIADQYQTVKNMSGEIQEKILEAMKENTETITTGKDYLMTLVFLERITGYAVNLCEWIVYLKSGNIVEL, encoded by the coding sequence ATGTTACGTACACAATTTGAAGAAGAACTTAATAAACTTCACAATCAGTTTTATTCAATGGGAACGCAAGTTTCTGCCCAATTGAATAAAGCAGTTCGTGCCTTTGTAAGTCATGATCGTGAATTGGCAGAAGATGTCATTACAAGCGATGAAATGATTAACCAACTGGAAACAAAATTAGAAACAAAATCTTTAGAAATGATTGCTTTGCAACAACCTGTATCTGGTGACTTGCGTACGATTATTACCGTACTTAAAGCTTCAAGCGACTTGGAACGTATGGGTGACCATGTCACTTCAATCGCAAAAGCAGCAATCAATCTAAAAGGTGAAGAGCGTATCCATGAAGTCGAAGAAGACATCTCACTTTTGGGAGAAAAAGTAAAATCAGTCGTTGACGCTTCATTGAATGCTTATATTCAAGGCAATGATAAACGTGCGCGTGAAATTGCGGACCAATATCAAACTGTGAAGAACATGAGTGGCGAAATCCAAGAAAAAATCTTGGAAGCCATGAAAGAAAATACAGAGACAATTACGACAGGTAAAGATTACTTGATGACCCTTGTTTTCTTAGAGCGTATTACAGGCTATGCTGTGAACCTCTGTGAGTGGATTGTTTACTTGAAATCAGGAAATATTGTTGAGTTGTAA
- the serS gene encoding serine--tRNA ligase — MLDIKKIRADFDGVAAKLETRGVKKETLQELHDLDVRRRELIVKSENLKKERNAVSDEIATVKREKGDATEKIAAMKQVSADIKVIDAELAEIEEKLTAYTTTLPNLPHDDVPVGADEDDNVEIRRNGQTPEFNFEPKPHWDLGESLGILDWERGGKVTGSRFLFYKGAGARLERALYNFMLDEHAKEGYTEMITPYMVNQDSMFGTGQYPKFKEDTFEVNDDRGFVLIPTAEVPLTNYYRGEILDNAELPVYFTAMSPSFRSEAGSAGRDTRGLIRLHQFHKVEMVKFARPEESYNELEKMVVNAENILQKLGLAYRVIALSTGDMGFSAAKTYDLEVWIPAQNTYREISSCSNCEDFQARRAQIRYRDEDGKVNLLHTLNGSGLAVGRTVAAILENYQNEDGSVTVPEVLRPYMGGLEVIK; from the coding sequence ATGCTTGATATCAAAAAAATCCGTGCAGACTTTGACGGAGTAGCCGCAAAACTTGAAACGCGTGGTGTCAAAAAGGAAACACTACAAGAACTTCATGATCTTGACGTTCGCCGTCGTGAGTTGATTGTAAAATCTGAAAACTTGAAAAAAGAACGTAATGCCGTTTCTGATGAAATAGCCACTGTAAAACGTGAAAAAGGTGATGCTACTGAAAAGATAGCAGCCATGAAACAAGTTTCTGCTGACATCAAAGTTATTGATGCTGAGCTTGCTGAGATTGAAGAAAAACTTACAGCATACACAACAACTTTGCCAAACTTGCCTCACGATGATGTACCTGTAGGTGCTGATGAAGACGACAATGTTGAAATTCGTCGCAACGGCCAAACTCCTGAATTTAACTTTGAACCTAAACCTCACTGGGACTTAGGAGAGTCACTTGGTATCCTTGATTGGGAACGTGGTGGTAAAGTTACTGGCTCACGTTTCCTCTTCTACAAAGGAGCTGGTGCGCGCTTAGAACGTGCTCTCTATAACTTTATGTTGGATGAACACGCTAAAGAAGGCTACACTGAAATGATCACACCTTATATGGTCAATCAAGACTCTATGTTCGGAACAGGTCAATATCCTAAATTTAAAGAAGATACTTTTGAAGTAAATGATGACCGTGGCTTCGTCCTCATCCCAACAGCTGAAGTGCCTTTAACCAACTACTATCGTGGTGAAATCTTGGATAATGCTGAACTTCCAGTGTACTTCACAGCAATGTCTCCATCTTTCCGTTCAGAGGCTGGTTCTGCGGGTCGTGATACACGTGGTTTGATTCGTCTTCACCAGTTCCACAAGGTAGAAATGGTAAAATTTGCACGTCCTGAAGAATCATATAATGAACTTGAAAAAATGGTTGTCAATGCGGAAAATATCCTTCAAAAATTAGGTTTGGCCTACCGTGTCATCGCACTTTCAACTGGAGATATGGGCTTCTCAGCTGCTAAGACTTATGACTTAGAAGTTTGGATTCCTGCCCAAAACACATACCGTGAAATCTCAAGCTGTTCTAACTGTGAAGATTTCCAAGCACGCCGTGCCCAAATCCGTTACCGTGACGAAGACGGCAAGGTAAACCTTCTCCATACTTTGAATGGCTCTGGTCTTGCAGTTGGTCGCACCGTTGCTGCTATCCTCGAAAACTATCAAAATGAAGATGGTTCAGTCACTGTCCCTGAAGTACTTCGTCCATATATGGGTGGTTTAGAAGTTATTAAATAA
- a CDS encoding YitT family protein — protein sequence MSIIGVKIDKQFIKDLIVLIIGVGLYILSVRLFVIPNYLASNGIAGFSVFIDFVFGINPALTFFVVNVPLFLFGWKLLSRRELLLSLPGAAAMSLWMLVYEAMGINGFQFNQIIFAGISDGVLSGIGAGLVVLSEGTFGGSILLSRIMEDRWEFTIDRVLFGIDIVVMGLSLATYLAFPNFAVTLLSCFIFSKVTRFIGRKDYRDTVLDKIYFNIFRRERSQKTKID from the coding sequence ATGTCAATCATTGGTGTAAAGATAGATAAACAGTTTATAAAGGACTTGATTGTTCTCATAATAGGAGTAGGGTTATACATTTTATCGGTGAGACTTTTTGTTATTCCGAACTACTTAGCCAGTAATGGTATCGCTGGATTTTCCGTGTTCATTGATTTTGTATTCGGGATAAACCCAGCCTTAACTTTCTTTGTGGTGAATGTTCCTTTGTTTCTCTTCGGTTGGAAGCTTTTGAGTCGACGCGAGTTACTTCTTAGCCTACCTGGAGCAGCAGCCATGAGTTTATGGATGTTGGTCTATGAAGCGATGGGAATCAATGGTTTTCAGTTTAACCAGATTATCTTTGCGGGGATTTCTGATGGTGTTTTATCAGGTATAGGAGCAGGACTGGTGGTCTTATCTGAAGGTACCTTTGGTGGCTCGATACTCCTCAGTCGTATCATGGAAGACCGTTGGGAGTTTACCATTGACCGTGTGCTGTTTGGCATAGATATTGTAGTTATGGGATTATCCTTGGCAACCTATCTCGCCTTTCCAAACTTCGCAGTGACATTATTATCTTGCTTTATTTTTAGTAAGGTTACACGTTTTATAGGGCGTAAGGATTATCGCGATACAGTTTTAGATAAGATTTATTTCAACATCTTCCGACGTGAAAGAAGTCAAAAAACTAAAATAGATTAG